AGATCGTCGCGGATTTCGTGGTCAGTGATACCGCCTCTTGTATTCCTTTGATAACTTCGTTAACCGATATCTCCACCGGACCCGATCAGTGGCATTGGGATTTTGGCGATGGCAGCACATCTACACAACAGAATACGAACCATACTTATAATACCCCGGGTTCTTATGATATTATGTTGTCAATTTTTGATAACACCACCGGCTGTCGCGATACCATCATCAAGACAGTGAACGCCTATAACGAACCTATCACCACCATCACACCCAGCGGCACGTTGTGTGCAGGTGATAGCTTGCAGTTGTTGTCTACCGGTGGAGGAACGTACATGTGGTCACCTTCTACCTGGTTGAGCGATACCACCATTGCCAATCCTTGGACGAAGCCTCAGGGTCCGATCCAATACATTGTTGTTGTTACGGATACCAACGGTTGTGTGGGCTCGGATACCGTTTCTCTTGGTGTACAAAACAAACCGAATCTGAATCTTCCGGGAGATACAACCATCATCATAGGAGAGGTGATAGACAATATGGATGGTTATGCTGGAAGTGGGTTCAATTATCGTTGGACACCCCCGCATGGTTTGAGCTGTACAGATTGTCCATTCCCTGAAGCTATTCCGCTGAGCAGTACATGCTACAAGCTAACCGTTACCGATCCCAACAATTGCTTTCTCGCAGTGGATAGCATGTGCATTGATGTGGATGTGAAATTCAGTATGGATGTACCTAAAGCATTTACACCGAACGGCGATGGCGTGAACGATGTGATTTATGTGCGGGGTTGGGGGATTCAGGATTTGCTGGAGTTCACCATCTACAACCGTTGGGGGGAAGTGGTGTTCCAGACATCCGATGTCAAGGAAGGATGGGATGGTTTCTACAAAGGTAAGCTTCAGAATATCGAAACGTACGCCTATACGGCCAGCGCCAAACTGTACAACGGAGAAATTCGAACAAAGAAAGGATATATCGCACTCCTCAGATAGCTGTAAAGCATGGAAGTGAATGATTTGATCGGCGAGATAAGGGAGCTGACCCTACATCTTCAGAAACAAGCCAACAGGATCCACAAACCTGAAGAGCTCGGAAGCAGGGATCTGGACACACTCCTGAGCGTTTCCGGAGAATTGTATGAGAAAATTGCAGTGCTGAAGTTTCTGCGAAGCGAAGATGAAGCCCTTCCTGAGGTGATTGAGGAAGAGGAGGAGGAAGTGGAGGAAGAACCGGATGTAAAACCTGCTGCACTTCCGAAACGTCCCGCCGGTTTCGGGATCATGGAACCAACTACCCCAACCAATACGATCGTAACGGATGAAGCCGACAGGATGATAGCTAAGCCTTCCGGCAGTGATGAGGATAAGCCGGACCTCAGCCAGGTAGCTGAAGAGAAAGCCGTTGTCTCGGATCTGTTCTCTCAGGATGAGCAGACATCAAAACCTTCTCCGGAAACAAAGGGTGAAAAACCCCGGGTTACCAATGAATATGTGAAAGATAAAAGGTCTGCCAAAGACGATACGACTGTCGGTGGAGATCTCGGAAATAAGCCAATCTCAGATCTGAACAATGCCATCGGAATTCATGAACGCTTTTTGTTTATCAATGAGCTCTTCGGTGGGGATATGGAGACCTACAACGAATCGCTTGACCGTATCGCTAACCTGGATAGCAGGGAAGCCGCTTACTCTTACCTGAAACCTTTCAAGGAGAAGTTCCAGTGGTCCGAAAAGGAAAGTGCGGAGGTTTTCTTTAACCTTGTGGATCGCAGGTTCAAACAATAGTTAGCGTATTTCCGGAATGCTGGCTTATTGCCCTCTTAGCAGGTCCCTCACTGCGTTCGGGATGACAAGGTCGTCGCGTCTTAATGGAAAGAAAGATAAAAGCGCACGGCTTAGGCATTAAATCATCTAAATGTTAACCGTGCGCTTTTATCTTTCCGTAAAACTTATGAATCCTGTCATCCCGAACACAATGAGGGATCTGGATACTTCAAACAATAGTCCGTTCCGGAAATAAAAACGGGGACCATTCCGATCCCCGTGTAAACAACACCAATCAACACTCAACTACTCAATTTATGTCATCGTTGTTGCGGATGAGGTGAACCCAGCCATGACGCGTATTCAGATTGCTGCCAGCCGCTACCGGATTACTAGGATCGTTCAGGTAAAGGATCCAATAATATACCCCTTCATTTAAACGGTTAAGCGACTTCCAATGCCGGCCGTCCCAATCGTTGTGATAGCTCATGCTTTCCCAGACCTTTTCCCCCCACCGGTTAAATACAAGCAACCGGCTGCCGGGGAAATATTCAATCCCCTTGATCTCAAAATTGTTGTTGGGGCTTTCGCCATTCGGTGAGAATACATTGGGAATGGTAATGTCGCATGGTTTTCCGATGATGAGTACTTCGGCGCTATCCGCACAGCCCGTGGAGTCTGTAACAACTAACGTGAATGTAACGGGTTCTGTCAGGCCGCTGACAGTGGGGTTGGGGATGGTTGGATCATCAAGACCGGCGCCGGGCGACCAGCCATAGGTGAACCCACCCATACCCCCTTTGCCGGAAGGGTTTCCCCCAAGCACGTGCGATTCATTCGCACAAAGATCTTTTGGAAGCCCTGCATCGGCGATGATCTCATCGGGTTCGTTGATGGTGAAACTGCGAACCGTGTCGCAACCCGTTTCTATTTCAGTAATGGTTACCGTATACGTAGCCGGTGATAGTCCCGATATCGAATTGGTGGTGGCCCCGGTGTTCCATTGAATGGTGAATAGGGAGTCTTCACATACCAGCGCAACAGCTGAGCCATCATTGCTGCCATAGCAACTAGCGTCAGTGGTGCGGACGACATTTTCAATTTGTACGCAAGGTGGATCGGGGATGCAACCCGAGCCACAGTTGTAGATCGGGCAGATGGTGACTTTGCCACACCCGCTGGGACGAAGGTCGTAGCAGTGCGTGTAAATCTCCCCCGGGATGAGGATGTTGCATCCGATGCCGCCGATAAAATCCGTACCTACCTGCTTGCAATCCGGATAGTGCCAGGTGCCTTCATGTTCCGCTTCCCTGATTCCGTCAGAACCTATGTCAACATAGTTCTTCACGTGAAAGCAGCCACCTGACTGACTGGTGGATCCGCCGGTATTGCCGGTTCCTGATGATAAAGAAATGGTTGAGTTACCTTGCGAACCGGCATCGAAACCACCGTAAATATTTCCACCTCCGGGACAGTTCTCATACGCAATATGCAGATTGAATTGCTCGTAAGGGGCATTGGGGTCCGAAGCTTTGAATGCGAAACACAGAACCGCAGGCAGCTCACTTTCGTCAATGGTATAACACCAGCCATTCTTCATCGCATCCTGAAAGGAAACCTGGGTGTTGGTGGGGTTGATGAAGTAGGTTCCGTAAGGAGCTTCACAGTCTTGTTTATGGCACTCCAGCGATTGACCACAGTACGGTCCGTGTCTATGGTAACATGCCCTGAAGCACTTGAGGTGCGTCCCAGGTTATCGGTGACCGTTACAGTGTATGGTCCATCGGAGGTTGGACATACATTGGCACTGGTTCCTGAACCCAGTCCGTCACTCCATGCATATGTCAGCGGAAGCGCTCCACCAACTACCACAGGTATAAGATCCAGGCATTCTCCGGAACACACCAGGTTGCTGTCCAACGTTACTGTGGGCGCGCATACCGTGGCGGATGAAACGATATTATCCAGCTGTACGCGGCTGCCGCCACCTCCGAAAAAGTTTCCGTTGCACCCAATACAAAGTGCCTTGAAGAGGAGATAATCGCAGGTGGCCGGTGCAGTGAAACTCACCGCATAGGTTTGCCAGTTGTAGTGGTTGATGCGCGGAGACGTCCATAGCAATGTTCCGGGAGTGCATACATCCGGTGAACAGTAAATCTCAAGAAAACCCGAGTTGTCGAAATTGTTGCCGAGGCCCGTGGTGTCGCCGGTCTTCAGGTCGATGGTGAAGTCAATGGTGCTTCCGGGAGTAGTAGGACAGATCAGTTTTTGGGCAATATAGATGTCTGCGGGATTGCCGTTACCAGACCAATCATCTGTGCTAACCTCTACATAGTTTGTACCATCGGAGGCGCCGGTGTTATAGTTGGCCAGACTGCCACAAGCTTCCCATCCGGGAGGTATGGCATTGCCTTCAAATGACGGATTATTCACATAGACCTGTGCGGTCACGGTTGCCCATGACAATGACGCGCACAGAAAAAGGGTAACCTTTTCCATGATCGCTGGTGTTAGGAATACGAACTTACTGGATGACTCTACTCATCAGATTGGAAGCAAATGTATTGGTAACAATGCTTCAATGCAAGGAAAATCGTAAAAAAAGATGCCGTTCGAAATTATATTTTACGGGAAAGCCTGAGGGAGGTAGAAATCCGGAATCTTTAGGAGGCGGTTTGATGGTATCAGGCGGTTATCTTTTCAGTACGATCCTGAACGTACTGCCTTTTCCAACCTCCGATTGTTTGACAAAGATACTGCCCTTGTGGTAGTATTCGATGATCCGTTTGGAAAGGGATAGTCCCAGGCCCCATCCGGTTCTTTTGGTTGTGAAGCCCGGTTGAAAGACGGAATGATATTGTGACTTAGGTATGCCTTTCCCGGTGTCGCTGATGTCGATGTAGACATATTGAAGCTGATCTGTAACGGCGACTGTCAGGGTGCCCTCACCTTCCATGGCATCCACGGCGTTACGGATCAGGTTTTCGATGACCCACTCAAAAAGAGGCGCATTCAAAGGTGCATGCAGCGCATCATCAGAACATTGGGTAATAAACGTTACTTTTTTCGGAGACCTGCTTTCCATGTAGTGAACGGAGTTCTTGACCACATCCACAAGGTTCATTCTTTCGAGGCGAGGTATGGCACCGATCTTTGAGAAACGTTCCGTGATGGTTTCAAGACGCTTTACATCCTTCTGAAGTTCCTGTGTGGTTTCTTCATCCACCCCCTTAAGTTTTAACAACTCCAGCCAGGCTACCAATGACGATAGCGGTGTTCCGAGCTGGTGAGCGGTTTCTTTGGCCATCCCGATCCACACCTGGTTCTGTTCTGCCTTTCTGGAGGAGCTGAAAGCAAAATAGGCAACAACAATAAACAAGGCGATCACAGCCAACTGCACAAAGGGATAATACTTCAACTGAAGGAGAAGCGTGGAGTTGAGGTAATAGATCAGGTTCTTGTCGCCATTGTGCAACTTGATCTCAATCGGTTCATGCTCTCCCTTCATTTCTTCCAAAACAGAATGCAGATAGTGCTTATCCTCAAGGCGTGTGGTATCCAGATTTCTTACGGAGATGATCTCACCGTTGGCATCGGTCATGATAACCGGTACGGTCTCATTGTTCCGGACCACCTCGAAGGAGACGGTGATGTCACCCGATTCTTCGTTCATGTTGGCAATGGCCTTGATGCCGGTTGCCCAAAGCTCTACCTTCTTACGCTCCTCTGCCGCCAGTTTCCTGATCAGGCTGTTGGTATACCATAAAGACGTTATACCGATCACCACCGCAGTGACCAATAAGAGCAGTTTCCACTGTTGCTTTCGCGTGTAAATGTTCAATGCTTGCGTGCGTTGCTTGCCGGGCAAATTTAATCATTTACATGATCTGCCCGTGGTGAAATGGTGGATGTATCTGATTCGGCTGTGTTGTGATTCGTTTGATGTGGCGACAATACGAAACGAAGGATTCAATAACCGAACCATCGATTACTCCCATTCGATATCAAATTTCTTGTCATCTTTCTTTTCCTCCGTTACCGGGGGCGTTTGTTGTTTTGTGGTGTCCTTCTTGCCCTTCAGGAACCGGA
The Flavobacteriales bacterium genome window above contains:
- a CDS encoding HAMP domain-containing histidine kinase; protein product: MNEESGDITVSFEVVRNNETVPVIMTDANGEIISVRNLDTTRLEDKHYLHSVLEEMKGEHEPIEIKLHNGDKNLIYYLNSTLLLQLKYYPFVQLAVIALFIVVAYFAFSSSRKAEQNQVWIGMAKETAHQLGTPLSSLVAWLELLKLKGVDEETTQELQKDVKRLETITERFSKIGAIPRLERMNLVDVVKNSVHYMESRSPKKVTFITQCSDDALHAPLNAPLFEWVIENLIRNAVDAMEGEGTLTVAVTDQLQYVYIDISDTGKGIPKSQYHSVFQPGFTTKRTGWGLGLSLSKRIIEYYHKGSIFVKQSEVGKGSTFRIVLKR
- a CDS encoding gliding motility-associated C-terminal domain-containing protein, producing the protein MKNGWCYTIDESELPAVLCFAFKASDPNAPYEQFNLHIAYENCPGGGNIYGGFDAGSQGNSTISLSSGTGNTGGSTSQSGGCFHVKNYVDIGSDGIREAEHEGTWHYPDCKQVGTDFIGGIGCNILIPGEIYTHCYDLRPSGCGKVTICPIYNCGSGCIPDPPCVQIENVVRTTDASCYGSNDGSAVALVCEDSLFTIQWNTGATTNSISGLSPATYTVTITEIETGCDTVRSFTINEPDEIIADAGLPKDLCANESHVLGGNPSGKGGMGGFTYGWSPGAGLDDPTIPNPTVSGLTEPVTFTLVVTDSTGCADSAEVLIIGKPCDITIPNVFSPNGESPNNNFEIKGIEYFPGSRLLVFNRWGEKVWESMSYHNDWDGRHWKSLNRLNEGVYYWILYLNDPSNPVAAGSNLNTRHGWVHLIRNNDDIN